The Solidesulfovibrio fructosivorans JJ] sequence ACCAAACTGTTGTTGCTTGGCTCCGGCGAACTCGGCAAGGAGGTGGCCATCGAGGCCCAGCGTCTGGGCGTCGAGGTCATCGCCGTGGACCGTTACGCCAACGCCCCGGCCATGCAGGTCGCCCACCGCTCCCACGTCGTCAGCATGCTCGACGCCGCCGCCCTGCGCCGCATCATCGAGGCGGAAAAGCCCGACTACATCGTGCCGGAGATCGAGGCCATCGCCACCCCGGAGCTCTTGGCCCTGGAGGCCGAAGGCTACACGGTGGTGCCCACGGCCAAGGCCGCCCGGCTGACCATGGACCGCGAAGGCATCCGCCGGCTGGCCGCCGAGGAACTGGGCCTTGCCACCTCGCCCTACCGTTTCGCCGACACGAAAGAGGAGTTCCTGGCCGCCTGCGACGCCGTGGGATTCCCCTGCGTGGTCAAGCCGGTCATGTCCTCCTCGGGCAAGGGCCAAAGCGTGGCCCGGGACGCGGCTTCGGCCGAGGCGGCCTGGGACTACGCCCAGACGGCCGGGCGGGCCGGGGCGGGACGCGTCATCGTGGAAGGCTTCGTCGCCTTCGACTACGAGATCACCCTGCTCACCGTGCGCCATGTCGGCGGCACCAGCTTTTGCGCCCCCATCGGGCACCGCCAGGAAAAGGGCGACTACCGGGAATCCTGGCAGCCCCATCCCATGACCGAGGCGGCCCTGGCCGAGGCCAGACGCATGGCCGAAGCCGTGACCGGGGCCCTTGGCGGACGCGGCATTTTCGGCGTGGAGCTTTTCGTCGCCGGCGACAAGGTGCTCTTTTCGGAAGTTTCCCCCCGGCCCCACGACACGGGCATGGTCACGCTCATCTCTCAGGACCTGTCCGAATTCGCCCTGCACGTGCGGGCCATCCTGGGGCTGCCCATCCCGGCCATCCGCCAGTATGCCCCGGCCGCCTCGCGCGTCATCCTGGGCCAGGGGGACTCCACCGCCCCCGCCTACGAGATCGCCGCACAGGCCCTGGCCGCGCCGGATACGTCCCTGCGCCTTTTCGGCAAGCCCGAGGTGCACGGCCTGCGCCGTATGGGCGTGGCACTGGCTCTGGGCCGGGACGTGGAGGAGGCCAAGGCCAAGGCCATCGCCGTGGCCGAACAGGTCAAAGTCGTCTGCTGAATCCGCAGACGGCCTTGATGCTTCGCCGCGACTCGCCTACAAGTGTGTCATGTTCCATACCCGACACGCCGTGAACGCGTTGCCGACCGACCACTTCAAGCGCAACATCACCGTGCGCTACGTGGTCGCGCTTTCCCTCGTGGCCGGGCTGGCGGTGCTGTCCTATGTCATGTTTCGCCATGTCATGGACACCATCGACCACTCGGCCGAAATGACGGCCGTCACCGGTTCCCAACGCCTGCTCATCCAGCGCGTCCTGGCCCAGTGCTTGCTTCTGGCCGCGGCCGACGACGAGGAGTCCAGGCGCGCCATCCGCGCCCATCTGGCCCGCTTCGTGGACTTGCTGGAAAAAAACCACCAGCGCCTTCTGGCCGACCTCAACGACCCCAACTCCTTTGCCGCCCACGCTCCGGAGTTGATGTCCATCTACTTCAAGCAGCCCTTCGAGCTGGACAAGCGGATGCGCTTTTTCATCGCCAGCACCCGGACCTTCTACCACGCCGACGCCGACCGGCCCTCCCTGTCCGATCCCAAGTTCCAGCACGTGCTCGCTTTTGGGGAAAACGAGTTGCGAGACCTGACCGCCGTGGTCCAGGCCTACCAGCATAGGGCCGTATCCCGGCTGACCATCCTGCGCCAGGTCGAAGCCTGGGCCACCGGCGGCATGCTGCTGCTGCTCACCAGCGTGGGGGTCTGCATCCTGCGGCCCATGGTGCGCCGCATCTGCGCCGACCGGGAACGGCTGCAAGGCGCCAACGAGGCCCTGACCGAGCTGGCCGTCACGGACCAGCTGACCGGCGCCTACAACCGGCTCAAGTTCAACCAGGTCATGGGCCACGAACTCAAACGCCTCGACCGCTACGGACCACCTTTTTCCGTCATTATGTTCGACATCGACCACTTCAAGATCGTCAACGACACCCACGGCCACGCCGCCGGCGACGCCATGCTGCGGGAACTGTCCAGGCGGGTGTCCATGGCCGTGCGCGGCGTGGATTGGCTCTTTCGCTACGGCGGCGAGGAATTCGTGGTGGCCGCGCCGCACACCGACCTGGATCAGGCCCGCGTTCTGGCGGAAAAGCTGCGCAATCTGGTCGCCGACACGCCCTTCCCCCACGACATCCCCGGCACCATCAGCCTCGGCGTGGCCCAGGCCCACCCCGGCGACACCCCGGAAAGCCTCATGCAGCGCGTCGACGCCGCCCTCTACGAAGCCAAGGACACCGGCCGCAACCGTGTGGTGGTGGCGGCACAGCAATAGTGGAGAAGCCTCCGGCAGCCAGGGGAGGCTCTGCCTCCCCTGGACCCTACCGCCGGGGGGCGGGCACGCCCCCCGGTCCCCCCTTTACCGAGGAAAATTCTTTTACCGCACGCGGCTGGAAATACGGTCTATTGTGGTTTGCGAAGAGAGGTTAGCCCTTGCCGGTAACCGCGCGGCCTCCGGCTTGTCTCTCCAGGCGGGGCATGTCGAGGAGCTCCACCGCGCTGCCGGAAAGAGCGATCAACCCGTCGTCGGCAAAACGCCTGAGCACCCGGGAAAGGGTTTCGGGAATGGTGCCGAGATAGGCGGCCAGCTGGCCCTTGGGCAAATCGAGGGTAAGGCGGCGCGTTTTGCTCTGGGCCTCGAGCAACAGCAGATGGGCGGCGAGCCTGGCCGGCACCTCGTGAAGGCTCAGGTCCTCGAGCTTGTTGACCATCTGACGCAGGCGCACGGCCAAAAGTCCCAGCATGTCCATGGCCAGGTCCGGCTCGTCGGCCAAAAGCCGCCGGAACCGCTCCCTGGGGAAAAAAAGGTACTCCCCGTCCTCCATGGCCTGGGCGCTGGCCGGATAGACGCGATCGGAAAAAACCGCCACCTCGGCGAACACCTCGCCCGGCCCGAACACGTGCAGGATGTGCTCCTTGCCGGCGAGCGACATCTGGTAGATGCGCACCTTGCCCGTGACCACGGAGAAAAAGCCGGACGCCGGCTCGCCCGCGAAAAAGATGTCCTCGCCCCGGGCATAACGCCGCGTTTCGGCCACCGCCGCCAGGGCGGCCAGATCCTTGTCGCCAAGGCCGGAAAAAAGCCCGATGCCGGCCACGGCCTGTTTCTTGTCCATATCCGTCCCGGGTTAACCTAGGTCAAAGCCATCCGCTCCCGGGCGTCGTAGAGGCATTTTCAATTGCCCTGCCGCCAAAGGAGTGCGCCCATGTCCGAGACGCCATGCATACGGGAAACCCGACCCGGGGTGAAGCAGGCCGGTCGCGGCCGCACCCCGGCCCGGGTCGTCGCCTTCTGGCTCACGGCCGGCCTGCTCTGGCTGGCCAGGGCCAAAGTGCCCTTTCCGGTGCTTTTGGCCGACCGCTTTTTCCCGGGCTGGGGGCACCTCGAAATCGCACTCCTGGGACTTTATGCCGCTGGGCTGACCGGGCGCATGGTCACGGCCTCCCGCACGGGCCCGTTGCGGCTTCGCTACTGGACGGCCTTTTCCCTGGTCTTTTTCGGCCAGCTGGCCCTGGGGCTGGCCGGAATAGGACAGTGCCTCATGACCGGCGCGCTGCACCCGCCGGTGCCGGCGCTCATCGTCGCCGGTCCCATCTACCGGGGCGGCGGCTATTTCATGCCCATCCTCTACCTTGCCACGGTCCTTCTCGTCGGGCCGGGCTGGTGCGCCCACCTGTGCTACGTCGGGGCCCTGGACGGCCTTTGCGCCGCCGCGTCCGGGAAAAATCCGGCCCGCCTGCCCGTTTCAAGCACACGCTGGCGCATCGCCACCCTGGCCCTTTGCATCGGCGCGGCCGTCGGGCTTCGGGCCCTGGGCGCGGACACGGCCGTGGCCCTCGCCCTGGTGGCCGTCTTCGGTCTGGCCGGGCTTGGGATCATGGTCGTGGCCTCGCGCAAAACCGGCGTCATGGTCCACTGCGTGGCCTACTGCCCCATCGGATTCGTGGGCAACGTATTGGGGAAGATCAGCCCCTGGCGGCTTCGCATCGCGCCGGACTGCGACGGCTGCGGCCGGTGTTCGCGGGTTTGCCGCTACCTGGCCCTGCCGCCGCGGGCCTTGGCCAAGGGAAGGCCGGAAAATTCCTGCACGCTTTGCGGCGACTGTCTCGGGGCCTGCCCGGCCTCGCGCATCACCTTGCGCTTCCCGGGGCTCTCCCCCGTGGCGGCCCGGACAGCCTACCTGACCCTGGTCGTCAGCCTGCACGCCGTCTTTCTGGGCGTGGCCAGGATCTAGGGACGCTTTTCGACGATTTTCCCGGCCGCAAGCGCCTTCTGGTAACGCTTCCAGCCCGGGCACCAGCCCGTGTGCCAGCGCCACAGCCGCGCCCAGAACGATGCCGGCCGCTTTGCGGCCAAGGCCCGAAAGCGGCA is a genomic window containing:
- a CDS encoding Crp/Fnr family transcriptional regulator; its protein translation is MDKKQAVAGIGLFSGLGDKDLAALAAVAETRRYARGEDIFFAGEPASGFFSVVTGKVRIYQMSLAGKEHILHVFGPGEVFAEVAVFSDRVYPASAQAMEDGEYLFFPRERFRRLLADEPDLAMDMLGLLAVRLRQMVNKLEDLSLHEVPARLAAHLLLLEAQSKTRRLTLDLPKGQLAAYLGTIPETLSRVLRRFADDGLIALSGSAVELLDMPRLERQAGGRAVTGKG
- the purT gene encoding formate-dependent phosphoribosylglycinamide formyltransferase, translated to MTRIGTPLTPSATKLLLLGSGELGKEVAIEAQRLGVEVIAVDRYANAPAMQVAHRSHVVSMLDAAALRRIIEAEKPDYIVPEIEAIATPELLALEAEGYTVVPTAKAARLTMDREGIRRLAAEELGLATSPYRFADTKEEFLAACDAVGFPCVVKPVMSSSGKGQSVARDAASAEAAWDYAQTAGRAGAGRVIVEGFVAFDYEITLLTVRHVGGTSFCAPIGHRQEKGDYRESWQPHPMTEAALAEARRMAEAVTGALGGRGIFGVELFVAGDKVLFSEVSPRPHDTGMVTLISQDLSEFALHVRAILGLPIPAIRQYAPAASRVILGQGDSTAPAYEIAAQALAAPDTSLRLFGKPEVHGLRRMGVALALGRDVEEAKAKAIAVAEQVKVVC
- a CDS encoding 4Fe-4S binding protein — translated: MSETPCIRETRPGVKQAGRGRTPARVVAFWLTAGLLWLARAKVPFPVLLADRFFPGWGHLEIALLGLYAAGLTGRMVTASRTGPLRLRYWTAFSLVFFGQLALGLAGIGQCLMTGALHPPVPALIVAGPIYRGGGYFMPILYLATVLLVGPGWCAHLCYVGALDGLCAAASGKNPARLPVSSTRWRIATLALCIGAAVGLRALGADTAVALALVAVFGLAGLGIMVVASRKTGVMVHCVAYCPIGFVGNVLGKISPWRLRIAPDCDGCGRCSRVCRYLALPPRALAKGRPENSCTLCGDCLGACPASRITLRFPGLSPVAARTAYLTLVVSLHAVFLGVARI
- a CDS encoding GGDEF domain-containing protein; amino-acid sequence: MFHTRHAVNALPTDHFKRNITVRYVVALSLVAGLAVLSYVMFRHVMDTIDHSAEMTAVTGSQRLLIQRVLAQCLLLAAADDEESRRAIRAHLARFVDLLEKNHQRLLADLNDPNSFAAHAPELMSIYFKQPFELDKRMRFFIASTRTFYHADADRPSLSDPKFQHVLAFGENELRDLTAVVQAYQHRAVSRLTILRQVEAWATGGMLLLLTSVGVCILRPMVRRICADRERLQGANEALTELAVTDQLTGAYNRLKFNQVMGHELKRLDRYGPPFSVIMFDIDHFKIVNDTHGHAAGDAMLRELSRRVSMAVRGVDWLFRYGGEEFVVAAPHTDLDQARVLAEKLRNLVADTPFPHDIPGTISLGVAQAHPGDTPESLMQRVDAALYEAKDTGRNRVVVAAQQ